A stretch of Pseudomonas sp. LRP2-20 DNA encodes these proteins:
- a CDS encoding 8-oxoguanine deaminase: MQASLQHTPKTLLVKNAALLVTMDGERREIKGGGLYIEDNLIKQVGPSDTLPQHADVILDMAGKVVIPGLVNTHHHMYQSLTRVVPAAQDGELFNWLTNLYPIWARLTPEMISVSTQTAMAELILSGCTTSSDHLYIYPNGCKLDDSIHAAGEIGMRFHAARGSMSVGRSQGGLPPDSVVEKESDILKESQRLIEDYHDASHGSMLRVVVAPCSPFSVSRDLMREAAVLARNYGVSLHTHLAENVNDIAYSREKFGMTPAEYAEDLGWVGHDVWHAHCVQLDQHGIELFARTGTGVAHCPCSNMRLASGIAPIRKMRDHGVPVGLGVDGSASNDGASMIGEVRQALLLQRVGFGPDAMTAREALEIATLGGAKVLNRNDIGALAPGMIADFVAFDLGHVAYAGALHDPLAALVFCTPTHVDTSVINGRVVVQDGRITTIDLPRVLERHNQLAYQLVSGE; the protein is encoded by the coding sequence ATGCAAGCTTCCCTGCAACACACCCCCAAGACCCTCCTGGTCAAGAACGCCGCACTGCTGGTCACCATGGACGGCGAACGCCGCGAGATCAAAGGCGGCGGCCTGTACATCGAAGACAACCTGATCAAGCAGGTCGGCCCCAGCGATACGCTGCCACAGCACGCCGATGTGATCCTCGACATGGCCGGCAAGGTGGTCATCCCGGGCCTGGTCAACACCCACCACCACATGTACCAGAGCCTCACCCGCGTGGTACCGGCGGCCCAGGACGGCGAGCTGTTCAACTGGCTGACCAACCTGTACCCGATCTGGGCGCGGCTGACCCCGGAAATGATCTCGGTATCGACCCAGACCGCCATGGCCGAGCTGATCCTGTCTGGCTGCACCACCTCCAGCGACCACCTGTACATCTACCCCAACGGCTGCAAGCTCGACGACAGCATCCATGCTGCCGGCGAGATCGGCATGCGCTTCCACGCCGCCCGCGGCAGCATGAGCGTGGGCCGCAGCCAGGGCGGCCTGCCGCCTGATTCGGTGGTGGAGAAGGAAAGCGACATCCTCAAGGAGTCGCAGCGCCTGATCGAGGACTACCACGATGCCAGCCATGGTTCGATGCTGCGCGTGGTGGTGGCACCCTGCTCGCCGTTCTCGGTCAGCCGCGACCTGATGCGCGAGGCCGCAGTGCTGGCGCGCAACTACGGCGTTTCGCTGCACACCCACCTGGCCGAAAACGTCAACGACATCGCCTACAGCCGCGAAAAGTTCGGCATGACCCCGGCCGAATACGCCGAAGACCTCGGCTGGGTCGGCCACGATGTGTGGCACGCCCACTGCGTGCAGCTCGACCAGCACGGCATCGAGCTGTTCGCCCGCACCGGCACCGGTGTCGCCCACTGCCCCTGCTCGAACATGCGCCTGGCCTCGGGCATCGCGCCGATCCGCAAGATGCGCGACCACGGCGTGCCGGTAGGCCTGGGTGTGGATGGCTCGGCCTCCAACGACGGCGCCAGCATGATCGGCGAAGTGCGTCAGGCACTGCTGCTGCAGCGCGTCGGCTTCGGACCGGACGCGATGACCGCCCGCGAAGCCCTGGAAATCGCCACCCTGGGTGGCGCCAAGGTGCTCAACCGCAACGACATCGGCGCCCTGGCACCCGGCATGATCGCCGACTTCGTCGCCTTCGACCTGGGCCACGTGGCCTATGCCGGCGCCCTGCACGACCCCTTGGCGGCCCTGGTGTTCTGCACCCCGACCCACGTCGACACCAGCGTGATCAATGGCCGGGTGGTGGTGCAGGATGGCCGCATCACCACCATCGACCTACCGCGGGTACTGGAACGCCACAACCAGTTGGCCTACCAGCTCGTCAGCGGCGAATAA
- the nhaA gene encoding Na+/H+ antiporter NhaA produces the protein MQKTHLTRAQRLAQRAFANFERFLHIEAVSGIVLLITAVAALIWANSPAAASYDALWHTPISFGIGSFSFSQSLHFWINDGLMTIFFLVVGMEIRREIHEGALASLRQATLPMAAAVGGVAVPALIYLAFGHAPAEQQGWAVPTATDIAFAVGVLALLGKSIPSNIRVFLLALAIIDDIIAVLIIAVFYSGGLDYSGFGVAAIGLLLVIGLQKIGVGSAWAYVIPGTITWVGMLMTGAHPTLAGVILGLMTPVAAMPMGERPLDAVSRFTNDLLGRAKAPEQDTGDLSAPLKRLRLAQRELVAPVTRVGGALHPWVAYAIMPLFALANAGVGLSGIDLSAEGPHWVMTAVAVALVAGKPLGIIGVSWLMVRLGWCSLPAQVNWRGITLIGLLAGIGFTMSIFIANLAYSDPASLGAAKLGVLSGSVIAAVLGLAWGVTGLRKGASKAPVQVG, from the coding sequence ATGCAAAAAACCCATTTGACCCGCGCCCAGCGCCTGGCCCAACGCGCCTTCGCCAATTTCGAGCGTTTCCTGCATATCGAAGCGGTCAGCGGCATCGTCCTGCTGATCACGGCTGTCGCTGCCCTGATCTGGGCCAACTCTCCGGCCGCCGCCAGCTACGATGCCCTGTGGCACACTCCGATCAGCTTCGGCATCGGCTCGTTCAGCTTCTCGCAATCCCTGCACTTCTGGATCAACGATGGCCTGATGACCATCTTCTTCCTGGTGGTCGGCATGGAAATCCGTCGCGAAATTCACGAAGGCGCCCTGGCCAGCCTGCGTCAGGCCACCTTGCCCATGGCCGCCGCGGTGGGTGGCGTAGCGGTACCTGCGCTGATCTACCTGGCTTTCGGCCATGCGCCAGCCGAGCAGCAAGGCTGGGCCGTGCCGACCGCCACCGACATCGCCTTCGCGGTGGGCGTGCTGGCCCTGCTGGGCAAGTCGATCCCGTCCAACATCCGCGTGTTCCTGCTGGCCCTGGCGATCATCGATGACATCATCGCCGTGCTGATCATCGCCGTCTTCTACTCCGGTGGCCTCGACTACAGCGGCTTCGGCGTAGCCGCCATCGGCCTGCTGCTGGTGATCGGGCTGCAGAAGATCGGCGTCGGCTCGGCCTGGGCCTATGTCATCCCTGGCACCATTACTTGGGTCGGCATGCTGATGACCGGCGCCCACCCGACCCTGGCCGGCGTGATCCTCGGCCTGATGACCCCGGTTGCCGCCATGCCGATGGGCGAGCGCCCGCTGGATGCGGTGTCGCGCTTCACCAACGACCTGCTCGGCCGCGCCAAGGCCCCCGAGCAGGACACTGGCGACCTCAGCGCCCCACTCAAGCGCCTGCGCCTGGCCCAGCGTGAACTGGTGGCCCCGGTGACCCGTGTAGGCGGCGCCCTGCACCCGTGGGTGGCGTACGCGATCATGCCGCTGTTCGCCCTGGCCAACGCCGGTGTCGGCCTGTCGGGCATCGACCTGTCGGCCGAGGGGCCGCACTGGGTGATGACCGCCGTGGCCGTGGCCCTGGTGGCCGGCAAGCCGCTGGGCATCATCGGCGTCAGCTGGCTGATGGTGCGCCTGGGCTGGTGCAGCCTGCCGGCCCAGGTCAACTGGCGCGGCATCACCCTGATCGGCCTGCTGGCCGGCATCGGTTTCACCATGTCGATCTTCATTGCCAACCTGGCCTACAGCGACCCGGCCTCGCTGGGCGCAGCCAAACTCGGCGTGCTGTCTGGCTCGGTGATCGCTGCCGTGCTGGGCCTCGCCTGGGGCGTCACAGGCCTGCGCAAAGGCGCCAGCAAGGCGCCCGTGCAAGTGGGTTGA
- a CDS encoding DUF6708 domain-containing protein — protein sequence MYLIEWGLWKIATETQKERAAPNSEKSSKRKCVTDDIYESDLDSEVHFNSVSEVPTARGPIFEFNDTHLEMRCGGSEEKRGILTLMTLGGVCPAIYSFTQGAVGFVYQDITTPHLSDAISISLTLFTLAMTAAIYYFYFKYGFQITRLEALTSRHLLIRFNRKTRQVHLHRPKNCGGIVTFPWHATGSTAVLPEDDWLSAGMRLALVWHPSRTGLPHMETAFIGKQGQGGSELRDEWEFIRRYMEEGPATLPRPKLSTQLPSPIQAFSAQFEGLGRFIRNSSWLLKLALLFVWPAFVIIGTAHWVSLMLCWRPRWPKIIREAGMPGKPVPPLTTLADYPPEIQERLLANADLWQLKPGKRPEKKPRAVKAPKATG from the coding sequence ATGTATCTAATAGAGTGGGGACTCTGGAAAATAGCTACAGAAACCCAGAAAGAACGAGCCGCACCTAATTCCGAAAAATCATCAAAAAGGAAATGCGTAACCGATGACATCTACGAAAGCGACCTCGACTCAGAAGTACACTTTAACAGTGTTAGCGAAGTACCAACCGCACGAGGACCAATATTTGAGTTCAATGATACACACCTTGAAATGCGGTGTGGCGGCTCAGAGGAAAAGCGGGGCATACTAACATTAATGACACTAGGCGGCGTATGCCCAGCTATATATTCATTCACCCAAGGTGCGGTAGGCTTCGTGTATCAAGACATTACCACCCCTCATTTGAGCGATGCAATTTCTATCTCCCTCACTCTCTTCACGCTCGCAATGACCGCTGCCATATACTACTTCTACTTCAAATACGGCTTCCAAATCACCAGACTTGAAGCTCTTACCAGTCGCCACTTACTTATCCGCTTCAACAGAAAAACCCGCCAAGTTCATCTACATCGCCCCAAAAACTGCGGTGGCATCGTTACCTTCCCCTGGCACGCCACGGGTAGTACAGCAGTCCTTCCTGAAGATGATTGGCTGAGTGCAGGCATGAGATTGGCATTGGTTTGGCACCCTAGCCGGACCGGGCTACCTCATATGGAAACAGCATTCATCGGCAAACAAGGCCAAGGTGGCAGCGAACTGCGTGACGAATGGGAGTTCATCCGCCGTTACATGGAAGAAGGCCCAGCCACATTGCCCCGCCCCAAGCTAAGCACCCAACTGCCCTCCCCAATCCAGGCATTCAGTGCGCAATTCGAAGGCCTCGGCCGTTTTATTCGCAACAGCAGCTGGTTGCTGAAACTCGCCCTGCTCTTCGTATGGCCTGCCTTCGTCATCATCGGCACTGCACACTGGGTCAGCCTGATGCTGTGCTGGCGACCGCGCTGGCCAAAAATCATCCGAGAGGCTGGCATGCCCGGCAAACCTGTACCGCCTTTGACCACTTTGGCCGACTACCCGCCAGAGATACAGGAACGCTTACTCGCCAATGCCGATCTCTGGCAGCTAAAGCCGGGCAAACGACCTGAGAAAAAGCCTCGCGCCGTGAAAGCGCCCAAGGCAACTGGCTGA